One genomic window of Chiloscyllium punctatum isolate Juve2018m chromosome 23, sChiPun1.3, whole genome shotgun sequence includes the following:
- the rps25 gene encoding small ribosomal subunit protein eS25 → MPPKDDKKKKDGGKGGKKDKDPVNKTGGKAKKKKWSKGKVRDKLNNLILFDKATYDKLLKEVPNYKLITPAVVSERLKIRGSLARAALQELLSKGMIKLVCKHRAQVIYTRNTKGGDAPAAADDV, encoded by the exons ATG CCTCCAAAAGATGATAAGAAGAAGAAGGATGGAGGTAAAGGAGGCAAAAAGGATAAAGATCCAGTAAACAAGACTGGGGGCAAGGCCAAGAAAAAG AAGTGGTCAAAAGGAAAAGTAAGAGACAAGCTGAACAACTTGATCCTGTTTGACAAAGCCACATATGATAAGCTGTTGAAAGAGGTACCCAACTACAAACTCATCACGCCTGCTGTTGTCTCTGAAAGGTTAAAAATCAGAGGTTCACTGGCTAGAGCCGCCCTCCAGGAGCTGCTTTCAAAAG GCATGATCAAGTTGGTGTGCAAACATAGAGCACAGGTTATCTATACACGAAATACCAAGGGTGGTGATGCACCTGCTGCTGCAGATGATGTCTAA
- the cenatac gene encoding centrosomal AT-AC splicing factor, translating into MGKKQRKAARSKAAFYCEVCRQTSFRGWGHVYGLKHQERLGALLGRFLEKVEDAQRCLKAVQVEKYDFTEHDQNFWCYCCKREVKKHITNGSLAVLYGGLLEHFVSSEHLKQTNKFWWENKADVKLKDKFILSDDAYEKFKTAVAKAVDSYEEKEDEYIKQEAEYIREVERRRQEVVQAAFEPQAEPNSIDGPPVFAVDHYESHGTYISEETEPGPSGVNFPFRSGDMTNGQTLTFIGDQISKPETQNIHTGATPPWLIDDDDLDTAPKPIGPSYEEFIQQKEKEKLKKLPPNRVGANFNHTSETDDSWLPSFGRVWNDGRRWQSRHQFRLEEGKKRKRDKR; encoded by the exons ATGGGGAAGAAGCAGAGGAAAGCGGCGCGGTCGAAGGCCGCCTTTTACTGCGAGGTTTGCCGGCAGACCTCGTTCAGGGGCTGGGGGCATGTGTACGGCCTGAAGCACCAGGAGAGGCTCGGGGCGCTGCTAGGCCGCTTCCTGGAGAAG GTTGAAGATGCCCAGCGGTGTCTCAAAGCAGTGCAAGTAGAGAAATATGACTTCACTGAACATGATCAGAACTTCTGGTGCTACTGCTGCAAGAGGGAGGTGAAGAAACACATCACAAATGGGAGCCTTGCTGTGCTATATGGTGGGCTTCTGGAGCACTTTGTAAG TTCAGAACACTTGAAGCAAACCAACAAATTTTGGTGGGAAAACAAAGCAGACGTCAAGTTGAAAGACAAGTTTATTCTGTCTGATGATGCTTATGAGAA GTTCAAAACAGCTGTTGCAAAGGCAGTGGACAGCTATGAAGAGAAGGAAGATGAATATATTAAACAG GAAGCAGAATATATTCGAGAAGTGGAACGGAGAAGACAAGAAGTAGTGCAGGCTGCCTTTGAG CCACAGGCAGAGCCGAATTCTATCGATGGACCTCCAGTATTTGCAGTCGACCACTATGAGAG TCATGGTACCTACATTTCTGAAGAGACGGAACCTGGGCCAAGTGGAGTAAATTTTCCTTTCCGTTCTGGTGACATGACAAATGGACAAACCTTGACTTTCATTGGTGACCAG ATATCCAAACCAGAAACTCAGAACATTCACACAG GTGCTACTCCACCCTGGCTTATTGATGATGATGATCTGGACACAGCGCCAAAACCAATAGGGCCATCTTATGAAGAGTTTATCCAACAGA AGGAGAAAGAAAAACTGAAGAAACTTCCTCCAAATAGAGTCGGTGCAAACTTCAACCACACATCAGAAACAGACGACTCCTGGTTACCTTCATTTGGCCGGGTGTGGAATGATGGCAGGAGGTGGCAATCCAG GCATCAATTCAGATTAGAGGAAGGCAAAAAAAGAAAACGAGACAAGAGATGA